The genomic stretch GTGAGGATTTTAGTGACCGCGACTTTAAGGTCGGCGGTGCGCGAAATGATGGTCGGCGACTTGCCGCCCAGTTCCAGGGTCACCGGCACCAGGTTCTCGGCAGCAGCGCGCATGACGTGCTTGCCGATGCTGCTGGCGCCAGTGAACAACAGATGGTCGAACGGTTGCTGGCTGAACGCATGGCCGATGTCCGGGCCACCGGTGATGATCGCGACTTCGTCCTCGGCATAGACCTCGCGGAAGATCCGCGCCAGCAAGGCGGAGGTTTTCGGGTTGTATTCAGACACCTTGATCATCACTCGGTTGCCTGCCGCCAGAGCCCCCGCCAGACCATTGAAGACCATGTTGCCGGGGAAATTCCAGGCGGTGAGAATGCCCACCACGCCCAGTGGCTGATACTGCACCCAGGCCTCGCCACGGTCGGTGGCCCTGTGGTCAGGCTGCATCCATTCGGCAATTTTCGCCTTGGTATACTTCAACGACGCCAATGGCCCCAGGACATCGACCATGCGCGAGAAGTCATGGCTGCGATGACCGAAGTCCGCCGACAGCGCTTCGATGATTTCATGCTGATAGTCGACCAGCAGGCCGATGGCCCGGTCGATCAGTTCGCAGCGCTGTTCAGCCGTCCATGGCTCGCTGGCGAGGAACGCGGCACGTTGCTTGTCCAGGATCACGCGAATATCGGCGGCATTCAGATTTTCGTTGGCACTCATGGTGTTCGGACTTCCATGCAAGGGTTGGCGGTCGGGGAGCTGCCAATCCGGTGTCGGCCCGTTACACTGGCGGGCTCGAACCATGAATCGGGTGTCGCTCATGACAGGCGATACTAGAAAGGGCCGCACCGGCGCGACGACAACCAAAGGTAGGATGCATGGAAGGTTTCGAACGTAGTTCCAACGAACCAGCCCAGGGAGTAAAGCCGCCCATTCGTGCGGGTAAATTCCTGGCACCGGCCAGCCTGCCAGGTCAATTGGAACGTTCG from Pseudomonas sp. S04 encodes the following:
- a CDS encoding coniferyl aldehyde dehydrogenase, giving the protein MSANENLNAADIRVILDKQRAAFLASEPWTAEQRCELIDRAIGLLVDYQHEIIEALSADFGHRSHDFSRMVDVLGPLASLKYTKAKIAEWMQPDHRATDRGEAWVQYQPLGVVGILTAWNFPGNMVFNGLAGALAAGNRVMIKVSEYNPKTSALLARIFREVYAEDEVAIITGGPDIGHAFSQQPFDHLLFTGASSIGKHVMRAAAENLVPVTLELGGKSPTIISRTADLKVAVTKILTGKLHNAGQICLAPDYVFVPEEQQAAFVAAAREVVATLYPTLLENPDYTSLINARHFERLHGYLNEARNAGVELIELNPADEDFSAQPHHKMAPSLLRNPGDELQVMQDEIFGPLLPFKTYQSFAEVVSYINSHPRPLGLYYFGNDAGEESFVLNRTTSGGVTLNDVLRHGGVETLPFGGVGNSGMGCYHGIDGFRTFSHGKSVLRSVDGPDAMRPPYSEQVRQFVGSMIKR